The Streptomyces sp. B3I8 nucleotide sequence CCCGGGCGCGGGCCGGTACCACGCGCGGGCCGGTCAGCGTGCGGCCGGGCGGCGACGCCCACCGGCGCCGCGACCGCAGCCGACACAGACGTCGGCGTGCGGCACGGCGAGCAGCCGGTCGCGTGAGATGGATCCGCCGCACACCGTGCACCGCCCGTACGCGGGCGTGCCGAGGCGGTCCAGCGCGGCGTGGGTCCGCTCCAGCAGGGCCCGCACCCGCTCGGCGTCCGCCCGCAGCCGGTCGGCGGCGGTCACCTTGGCGCCCAGGTCGCCCACGCCGAGACCGCGGTCCGTACGGAGCGTGGTGGCCTGTGCGTCGACGGCCGCCAGCTCCGCGCGCAGGCCTTGCGCCTGCGCGACGAGCCGGGCACGGAGGTCGTCGACCTCCTGGGCTGACAGTTCGGTCGGCATGACGGCTCCTCGTCTCGACGGACCCGGGTTCCCGCCGGGACGCGGAGCACACGCGGACCACACGCGGGGGAACGCCGACGCCGGGCCTCGGTACGCGGCCACCGGTTCGCGGCGCACGGCATGCGGCGATCGGCTCGCGGCGAACGGGAGGAGCGCACGGTGCGACGAAGGATTCTGCTGGTCGGCTGGTTCAGCTTCCTGGACGGCGA carries:
- a CDS encoding TraR/DksA C4-type zinc finger protein gives rise to the protein MPTELSAQEVDDLRARLVAQAQGLRAELAAVDAQATTLRTDRGLGVGDLGAKVTAADRLRADAERVRALLERTHAALDRLGTPAYGRCTVCGGSISRDRLLAVPHADVCVGCGRGAGGRRRPAAR